One Cicer arietinum cultivar CDC Frontier isolate Library 1 chromosome 8, Cicar.CDCFrontier_v2.0, whole genome shotgun sequence DNA segment encodes these proteins:
- the LOC101502511 gene encoding ERAD-associated E3 ubiquitin-protein ligase HRD1A isoform X3, translating to MMRLKTYAGLSLIATLAIAYHAFNSRGQFYPAMVYLSTSKISLVLLLNMGLVIMCVLWQLTKKIFLGSLREAEVERLNEQSWREVMEILFAITIFRQDFSVTFLAMVTALLLIKALHWLAQKRVEYIETTPSVTTLSHIRIVSFMGFLLLLDSIFLYSSVKHLIETWQASVSLFFAFEYMILATTTVSIFVKYVFFVSDMLMEGQWEKKPVFTFYLELIRDLLHLSMYLCFFFVIFVNYGIPLHLIRELYETFRNFKVRIADYIRYRKITSNMNDRFPDATPEELIASDATCIICREEMTTAKKLICGHLFHVHCLRSWLERQHRCPTCRAFVIPQENGTNVAGGPQGSQSDSHRQGTGSTGQTDLASGAATDSLSRHQARLQAAAAAASTYEKSYVYPSATSFVRSHAC from the exons ATGATGAGGCTGAAGACATATGCTGGTCTTAGTTTGATTGCAACTCTGGCTATTGCATACCATGCATTTAATAGTAGAGGCCAGTTTTATCCGGCAATGGTGTATCTTTCAACTTCCAAGATCAGTTTGGTGCTTCTTCTCAACATGGGTTTGGTTATTATGTGTGTTCTGTGGCAActaaccaaaaaaatatttttgggttCACTTCGAGAGGCGGAGGTCGAGAGGCTTAATGAGCAATCGTGGAGGGAGGTTATGGAGATCCTCTTTGCGATTACTATTTTTAGGCAGGACTTTTCGGTTACATTCCTTGCGATGGTCACTGCACTGTTGTTGATTAAGGCTTTGCATTGGTTGGCTCAAAAGAGAGTAGAGTATATTGAGACCACTCCTTCGGTGACCACATTGTCCCATATTCGAATTGTATCTTTTATgggttttcttcttcttctagaTAGCATTTTCTTATACAGTTCTGTGAAGCATTTGATAGAAACGTGGCAGGCTTCAGTTTCACTATTCTTTGCTTTTGA GTACATGATACTGGCAACAACAACAGTGTCAATTTTCGTAAAATATGTTTTCTTTGTCAGTGACATGCTTATGGAGGGACAGTGGGAAAAAAAACCAGTCTTCACATTTTACCTGGAACTTATTAGGGACTTGCTGCACTTGTCCATGTATCTGTGCttcttctttgttatttttgt AAACTACGGTATTCCCTTGCACCTAATACGGGAGCTGTACGAGACATTTAGGAACTTCAAAGTTCGCATTGCAGATTACATTAGATATCGTAAGATCACTTCAAATATGAATGATCGCTTTCCTGATGCAACCCCTGAAGAGCTAATTGC TAGTGATGCAACCTGTATTATCTGTCGTGAAGAGATGACTACAGCAAAGAAACTGATATGTGGTCACCTTTTTCATGTCCATTGCCTCCGATCATGGCTGGAGAGACAGCATAGGTGCCCTACCTGCAGAGCCTTTGTTATACCCCAAGAAAACGGAACGAATGTTGCTGGAGGGCCGCAAGGATCGCAATCAGATAGTCATCGACAGG gtactggaagcacaggtcAAACTGATCTTGCCAGTGGGGCGGCAACTGATAGTTTGAGTCGGCATCAAGCTAGACTCCAAGCAGCTGCTGCTGCAGCTTCAACATATGAGAAGTCTTATGTTTATCCCTCTGCAACTTCTTTTGTACG TTCACATGCTTGCTAA
- the LOC101502511 gene encoding ERAD-associated E3 ubiquitin-protein ligase HRD1B isoform X2: MMRLKTYAGLSLIATLAIAYHAFNSRGQFYPAMVYLSTSKISLVLLLNMGLVIMCVLWQLTKKIFLGSLREAEVERLNEQSWREVMEILFAITIFRQDFSVTFLAMVTALLLIKALHWLAQKRVEYIETTPSVTTLSHIRIVSFMGFLLLLDSIFLYSSVKHLIETWQASVSLFFAFEYMILATTTVSIFVKYVFFVSDMLMEGQWEKKPVFTFYLELIRDLLHLSMYLCFFFVIFVNYGIPLHLIRELYETFRNFKVRIADYIRYRKITSNMNDRFPDATPEELIADATCIICREEMTTAKKLICGHLFHVHCLRSWLERQHRCPTCRAFVIPQENGTNVAGGPQGSQSDSHRQGTGSTGQTDLASGAATDSLSRHQARLQAAAAAASTYEKSYVYPSATSFVRSPEYTIYPPVAESTKVDLNGEQASSQQAQKQFHIPGGPTNVPFPPMGHFHFLPSHPHAAPLNYGVGLGNDPNISNFQMEAHKKVLQQQIEILQNQLQNLQSTKGDRNVDEGTPSSESRGKLSTS; this comes from the exons ATGATGAGGCTGAAGACATATGCTGGTCTTAGTTTGATTGCAACTCTGGCTATTGCATACCATGCATTTAATAGTAGAGGCCAGTTTTATCCGGCAATGGTGTATCTTTCAACTTCCAAGATCAGTTTGGTGCTTCTTCTCAACATGGGTTTGGTTATTATGTGTGTTCTGTGGCAActaaccaaaaaaatatttttgggttCACTTCGAGAGGCGGAGGTCGAGAGGCTTAATGAGCAATCGTGGAGGGAGGTTATGGAGATCCTCTTTGCGATTACTATTTTTAGGCAGGACTTTTCGGTTACATTCCTTGCGATGGTCACTGCACTGTTGTTGATTAAGGCTTTGCATTGGTTGGCTCAAAAGAGAGTAGAGTATATTGAGACCACTCCTTCGGTGACCACATTGTCCCATATTCGAATTGTATCTTTTATgggttttcttcttcttctagaTAGCATTTTCTTATACAGTTCTGTGAAGCATTTGATAGAAACGTGGCAGGCTTCAGTTTCACTATTCTTTGCTTTTGA GTACATGATACTGGCAACAACAACAGTGTCAATTTTCGTAAAATATGTTTTCTTTGTCAGTGACATGCTTATGGAGGGACAGTGGGAAAAAAAACCAGTCTTCACATTTTACCTGGAACTTATTAGGGACTTGCTGCACTTGTCCATGTATCTGTGCttcttctttgttatttttgt AAACTACGGTATTCCCTTGCACCTAATACGGGAGCTGTACGAGACATTTAGGAACTTCAAAGTTCGCATTGCAGATTACATTAGATATCGTAAGATCACTTCAAATATGAATGATCGCTTTCCTGATGCAACCCCTGAAGAGCTAATTGC TGATGCAACCTGTATTATCTGTCGTGAAGAGATGACTACAGCAAAGAAACTGATATGTGGTCACCTTTTTCATGTCCATTGCCTCCGATCATGGCTGGAGAGACAGCATAGGTGCCCTACCTGCAGAGCCTTTGTTATACCCCAAGAAAACGGAACGAATGTTGCTGGAGGGCCGCAAGGATCGCAATCAGATAGTCATCGACAGG gtactggaagcacaggtcAAACTGATCTTGCCAGTGGGGCGGCAACTGATAGTTTGAGTCGGCATCAAGCTAGACTCCAAGCAGCTGCTGCTGCAGCTTCAACATATGAGAAGTCTTATGTTTATCCCTCTGCAACTTCTTTTGTACG ATCTCCTGAGTACACTATCTATCCCCCAGTTGCTGAATCTACTAAGGTTGATCTTAATGGAGAACAAGCTTCCAGTCAACAAGCTCAGAAGCAGTTTCATATCCCTGGTGGCCCAACAAATGTACCTTTTCCTCCAATGGGACACTTCCATTTTCTTCCTTCCCATCCACATGCTGCCCCTTTGAATTATGGAGTTGGGTTGGGAAATGATCCAAATATCTCAAACTTTCAAATGGAAGCTCataaaaaagttttacaacAACAGATTGAG ATTCTGCAAAATCAGCTCCAGAATCTGCAGAGCACCAAGGGTGACAGAAATGTAGATGAAGGCACACCATCATCAGAAAGCAGAGGCAAGCTTAGCACTTCCTAG
- the LOC101502511 gene encoding ERAD-associated E3 ubiquitin-protein ligase HRD1A isoform X4, which translates to MILATTTVSIFVKYVFFVSDMLMEGQWEKKPVFTFYLELIRDLLHLSMYLCFFFVIFVNYGIPLHLIRELYETFRNFKVRIADYIRYRKITSNMNDRFPDATPEELIASDATCIICREEMTTAKKLICGHLFHVHCLRSWLERQHRCPTCRAFVIPQENGTNVAGGPQGSQSDSHRQGTGSTGQTDLASGAATDSLSRHQARLQAAAAAASTYEKSYVYPSATSFVRSPEYTIYPPVAESTKVDLNGEQASSQQAQKQFHIPGGPTNVPFPPMGHFHFLPSHPHAAPLNYGVGLGNDPNISNFQMEAHKKVLQQQIEILQNQLQNLQSTKGDRNVDEGTPSSESRGKLSTS; encoded by the exons ATGATACTGGCAACAACAACAGTGTCAATTTTCGTAAAATATGTTTTCTTTGTCAGTGACATGCTTATGGAGGGACAGTGGGAAAAAAAACCAGTCTTCACATTTTACCTGGAACTTATTAGGGACTTGCTGCACTTGTCCATGTATCTGTGCttcttctttgttatttttgt AAACTACGGTATTCCCTTGCACCTAATACGGGAGCTGTACGAGACATTTAGGAACTTCAAAGTTCGCATTGCAGATTACATTAGATATCGTAAGATCACTTCAAATATGAATGATCGCTTTCCTGATGCAACCCCTGAAGAGCTAATTGC TAGTGATGCAACCTGTATTATCTGTCGTGAAGAGATGACTACAGCAAAGAAACTGATATGTGGTCACCTTTTTCATGTCCATTGCCTCCGATCATGGCTGGAGAGACAGCATAGGTGCCCTACCTGCAGAGCCTTTGTTATACCCCAAGAAAACGGAACGAATGTTGCTGGAGGGCCGCAAGGATCGCAATCAGATAGTCATCGACAGG gtactggaagcacaggtcAAACTGATCTTGCCAGTGGGGCGGCAACTGATAGTTTGAGTCGGCATCAAGCTAGACTCCAAGCAGCTGCTGCTGCAGCTTCAACATATGAGAAGTCTTATGTTTATCCCTCTGCAACTTCTTTTGTACG ATCTCCTGAGTACACTATCTATCCCCCAGTTGCTGAATCTACTAAGGTTGATCTTAATGGAGAACAAGCTTCCAGTCAACAAGCTCAGAAGCAGTTTCATATCCCTGGTGGCCCAACAAATGTACCTTTTCCTCCAATGGGACACTTCCATTTTCTTCCTTCCCATCCACATGCTGCCCCTTTGAATTATGGAGTTGGGTTGGGAAATGATCCAAATATCTCAAACTTTCAAATGGAAGCTCataaaaaagttttacaacAACAGATTGAG ATTCTGCAAAATCAGCTCCAGAATCTGCAGAGCACCAAGGGTGACAGAAATGTAGATGAAGGCACACCATCATCAGAAAGCAGAGGCAAGCTTAGCACTTCCTAG
- the LOC101502511 gene encoding ERAD-associated E3 ubiquitin-protein ligase HRD1B isoform X1 has product MMRLKTYAGLSLIATLAIAYHAFNSRGQFYPAMVYLSTSKISLVLLLNMGLVIMCVLWQLTKKIFLGSLREAEVERLNEQSWREVMEILFAITIFRQDFSVTFLAMVTALLLIKALHWLAQKRVEYIETTPSVTTLSHIRIVSFMGFLLLLDSIFLYSSVKHLIETWQASVSLFFAFEYMILATTTVSIFVKYVFFVSDMLMEGQWEKKPVFTFYLELIRDLLHLSMYLCFFFVIFVNYGIPLHLIRELYETFRNFKVRIADYIRYRKITSNMNDRFPDATPEELIASDATCIICREEMTTAKKLICGHLFHVHCLRSWLERQHRCPTCRAFVIPQENGTNVAGGPQGSQSDSHRQGTGSTGQTDLASGAATDSLSRHQARLQAAAAAASTYEKSYVYPSATSFVRSPEYTIYPPVAESTKVDLNGEQASSQQAQKQFHIPGGPTNVPFPPMGHFHFLPSHPHAAPLNYGVGLGNDPNISNFQMEAHKKVLQQQIEILQNQLQNLQSTKGDRNVDEGTPSSESRGKLSTS; this is encoded by the exons ATGATGAGGCTGAAGACATATGCTGGTCTTAGTTTGATTGCAACTCTGGCTATTGCATACCATGCATTTAATAGTAGAGGCCAGTTTTATCCGGCAATGGTGTATCTTTCAACTTCCAAGATCAGTTTGGTGCTTCTTCTCAACATGGGTTTGGTTATTATGTGTGTTCTGTGGCAActaaccaaaaaaatatttttgggttCACTTCGAGAGGCGGAGGTCGAGAGGCTTAATGAGCAATCGTGGAGGGAGGTTATGGAGATCCTCTTTGCGATTACTATTTTTAGGCAGGACTTTTCGGTTACATTCCTTGCGATGGTCACTGCACTGTTGTTGATTAAGGCTTTGCATTGGTTGGCTCAAAAGAGAGTAGAGTATATTGAGACCACTCCTTCGGTGACCACATTGTCCCATATTCGAATTGTATCTTTTATgggttttcttcttcttctagaTAGCATTTTCTTATACAGTTCTGTGAAGCATTTGATAGAAACGTGGCAGGCTTCAGTTTCACTATTCTTTGCTTTTGA GTACATGATACTGGCAACAACAACAGTGTCAATTTTCGTAAAATATGTTTTCTTTGTCAGTGACATGCTTATGGAGGGACAGTGGGAAAAAAAACCAGTCTTCACATTTTACCTGGAACTTATTAGGGACTTGCTGCACTTGTCCATGTATCTGTGCttcttctttgttatttttgt AAACTACGGTATTCCCTTGCACCTAATACGGGAGCTGTACGAGACATTTAGGAACTTCAAAGTTCGCATTGCAGATTACATTAGATATCGTAAGATCACTTCAAATATGAATGATCGCTTTCCTGATGCAACCCCTGAAGAGCTAATTGC TAGTGATGCAACCTGTATTATCTGTCGTGAAGAGATGACTACAGCAAAGAAACTGATATGTGGTCACCTTTTTCATGTCCATTGCCTCCGATCATGGCTGGAGAGACAGCATAGGTGCCCTACCTGCAGAGCCTTTGTTATACCCCAAGAAAACGGAACGAATGTTGCTGGAGGGCCGCAAGGATCGCAATCAGATAGTCATCGACAGG gtactggaagcacaggtcAAACTGATCTTGCCAGTGGGGCGGCAACTGATAGTTTGAGTCGGCATCAAGCTAGACTCCAAGCAGCTGCTGCTGCAGCTTCAACATATGAGAAGTCTTATGTTTATCCCTCTGCAACTTCTTTTGTACG ATCTCCTGAGTACACTATCTATCCCCCAGTTGCTGAATCTACTAAGGTTGATCTTAATGGAGAACAAGCTTCCAGTCAACAAGCTCAGAAGCAGTTTCATATCCCTGGTGGCCCAACAAATGTACCTTTTCCTCCAATGGGACACTTCCATTTTCTTCCTTCCCATCCACATGCTGCCCCTTTGAATTATGGAGTTGGGTTGGGAAATGATCCAAATATCTCAAACTTTCAAATGGAAGCTCataaaaaagttttacaacAACAGATTGAG ATTCTGCAAAATCAGCTCCAGAATCTGCAGAGCACCAAGGGTGACAGAAATGTAGATGAAGGCACACCATCATCAGAAAGCAGAGGCAAGCTTAGCACTTCCTAG
- the CHS gene encoding chalcone synthase 1-like, whose translation MVSVSEIRKAQRAEGPATILAIGTANPPNRVDQSTYPDFYFKITNSEHKVELKEKFQRMCDKSMIKSRYMYLTEEILKENPSVCEYMAPSLDARQDMVVVEVPRXXXEAAVKAIKEWGQPKSKITHLIFCTTSGVDMPGADYQLTKLLGLRPYVKRYMMYQQGCFAGGTVLRLAKDLAENNKGARVLVVCSEVTAVTFRGPSDTHLDSLVGQALFGDGAAALIVGSDPIPEIEKPIFEMVWTAQTIAPDSEGAIDGHLREAGLTFHLLKDVPGIVSKNIDKALIEAFQPLNISDYNSIFWIAHPGGPAILDQVEEKLALKPEKMRATREVLSEYGNMSSACVLFILDEMRRKSAKDGLKTTGEGLEWGVLFGFGPGLTIETVVLHSVAI comes from the exons ATGGTGAGTGTATCTGAAATTCGCAAGGCTCAAAGGGCTGAAGGCCCTGCAACTATCTTGGCTATTGGCACTGCAAATCCACCAAACCGTGTTGATCAAAGTACCTATCCTGATTTCTACTTTAAAATCACTAACAGTGAACACAAAGTTGAACTCAAAGAGAAATTCCAACGCATGT GTGATAAATCTATGATCAAAAGTAGATACATGTATCTAACGGAGGAGATTTTGAAAGAGAATCCTAGTGTTTGTGAATACATGGCACCTTCATTGGATGCTAGGCAAGACATGGTGGTTGTTGAGGTTCCAAGA NNNNNNNNAGAGGCTGCAGTTAAAGCTATCAAAGAATGGGGTCAACCAAAGTCAAAGATTACTCATTTGATCTTTTGTACCACAAGTGGTGTTGACATGCCTGGTGCTGATTACCAACTGACCAAATTGTTGGGTCTTCGTCCATATGTGAAAAGGTATATGATGTACCAACAAGGTTGCTTTGCAGGTGGCACGGTGCTTCGTTTGGCTAAGGATTTGGCTGAGAATAACAAAGGTGCACGTGTGTTGGTTGTTTGTTCTGAAGTCACTGCAGTCACATTTCGTGGTCCTAGTGATACTCATTTGGATAGTCTTGTTGGACAAGCTTTGTTTGGAGATGGAGCTGCTGCATTGATTGTTGGATCTGATCCAATTCCTGAAATTGAGAAACCAATATTTGAGATGGTTTGGACTGCACAAACAATTGCTCCAGATAGTGAAGGTGCTATTGATGGTCACCTTCGTGAAGCAGGACTCACATTTCACCTTCTTAAAGATGTTCCTGGGATTGTCTCAAAGAACATTGATAAAGCTTTGATTGAAGCTTTCCAACCATTGAACATATCTGATTACAATTCAATATTTTGGATTGCACATCCAGGTGGACCAGCAATTCTAGATCAAGTAGAGGAAAAGTTAGCCTTGAAGCCTGAAAAGATGAGGGCAACAAGGGAAGTGTTGAGTGAATATGGAAATATGTCAAGTGCGTGTGTATTGTTTATATTGGATGAAATGAGAAGGAAATCAGCTAAAGATGGACTGAAGACAACAGGAGAAGGACTTGAATGGGGTGTGTTGTTTGGATTTGGACCAGGACTTACTATTGAAACTGTTGTTCTACACAGTGTGGCTATATGA